The region CTTAAACTCTGAGCCGGGGCTGGTGGAGTAAGCCAGCGGCAGCATACCCAGAATCATGGCAAAGGTGGTCATCATAATGGGGCGGAGCCGCTCTTTCCCGGCTTCGACCAGGGCTTCCCGAATCGGATGCCCTTCTGATCGGAGGTGATTCACAAAATCGACGATCAAAATCCCGTTCTTGGCAACCAATCCCAGCAACATAATCATGCCAATAAGCGTAAAGATTGTCAACTGATTCATCGTGAGGGCAATGGCCAGCAATGCCCCAATCAACGCAACCGGAATAGAGAACAGCACAACAAACGGGTAAATCACACTCTCGTACAGCCCCACCATCACAAAATAAACCAGGGCAATCGCAATCAGAAGCGCAAACCCCAGACTGCTAAACGCTTCGTTCTGATTTTTGGCATCGCCCAGATACGAGACGGATACGCCCACCGGAAGATGCTGCTGCGCGAGTTTCGTCTGAATGTCTTTCACAATCGTGCCGGAGGGACGCCCTACTGCCGACGAGGTGATGGTAATAGAATTCAGGCGGTTGGTTCGTTCCAGCACCGACTGGACCAACACCTCATCAACCGAGGCCACCTGATAGAGCCGGATTATCTGGCGGTTATTGTTCTGCAAAACGGTATTTCGCACATCGGGCAGGGTTTGCTTATCGGTTGGCTGCAATACCACATTGATTGGGTAATCGTCGCCGTTCTGCGAAAAATTGGTTTTGTTATTGCCACTGAACGCCAATTGGATTGATGCCGACACATCGGGCACAGTTAAGCCTAACGTCGCAATTTTTTCGCGATCAGGCGTAATCCGAATGGTCTTTTTGCTGCCCTTGGTCGTAAACGCCACATAATCCGTACCGGGTGTTTGTTGCATCACCTGCTTGATCAGCACGGCTGCTTTGCTGACCGAATCGGGCAGAGACCCTTTGACGACCAACTGAATCGGCGACGTGGTGGAACCGGTAATACCCGTTGGAATAACGGTTACTTTGAGACCCGGAATCTTCTCAATCTCATCACGCACCAATACGCCAAACTGATCGGTTGTCATCAGTCGTGCTGTTTTATCCACCAGAGTAACATCGAGTTCGGCCAGGTTGGCGTTGGAACTACCGCCCCCAATTGATCCGGTCTGCGTACCGACAAGGCTATACACCGTCATTACTTCTGGATGTTTCAGCACCAGTTGTTCGGCTTGTTTGGTGAGCAAATTGGTTTGATACAGCGGCATATCGGGCGAGAGTTCGAGTTGAACGCTCAACTGCCCCCGGTCGCTGGTTCCGGTAAACGAAGCCCCAATGAACCCCTTCGGAACCAAGGCAACCGAGCCGATCAGCATCGCCAAAATCGGAATAAATACTAGCCATTGGTGCCGCAGCGACCAGCCAAGCGCGGTGCCATAGGCTTCTTTCAGACTGTCAATTAATCGCTCGAAACCGAGGTTGATCTGGCCCCACCAGGTGTTGGCGTTCATGGTGGGCAGGCTCCCAAAGCGAGAGGCCAGCAACGGAGTTAGCGTGAACGACACCAGCAAACTCATGAGCGTGGAGAACACAACCACCAGCGCAAACTCCCGCAGAATATTGCCAATCAGTCCACCTGTCAGGGCCATCGGCATGAACACCACCAAATCGACCATCGTGATGGCAACCGCCGTAAAACCAATTTCGGTACGTCCATCCAGCGCGGCCTGAACTTTCGATTTGCCCATTTCGAGGTGTCGAAAAATATTTTCCAAGACCACAATACTGTCATCGACCAGAATCCCGACCACCAGCGACAACCCCAGCAAGGTCATCAGGTTGAGCGAAAAGCCAAGTACAGACATCACAATAAAGGTC is a window of Spirosoma linguale DSM 74 DNA encoding:
- a CDS encoding acriflavin resistance protein (PFAM: acriflavin resistance protein~KEGG: dde:Dde_0965 AcrB/AcrD/AcrF family protein): MSITELSIKRPLLITVIFTVLILFGAISYTGLNYDLLPKFDAGVITVNTRYVGGSPDNIQSLITKPIEDAISTVEGIDIVTSTSMENVSIIKIQLKSGVSDLSAQQDVERRIAQIKSTLPADADDPVVNRFSTDQFPILNLSVSAKLSSQQLYQLIDQSILPELSNVSGVGQISLIGGEPREIEVNLDNAKLAAYSLSAKQIYQLISSSNVSYPAGDVVSNENRTSIQLNTDISQIQALHDLVLKQIPGGSRVLLSDVATITDSQARTSTLNRINGREGIGIQISKTNDANSVAVSEAVKEKLVEIKKEYATQGFDYQIASDQSIYTLSSADAVVEDLLMAILIVGGVMLLFLHSLRSSFFVLVAIPSAMIPTFIVMSVLGFSLNLMTLLGLSLVVGILVDDSIVVLENIFRHLEMGKSKVQAALDGRTEIGFTAVAITMVDLVVFMPMALTGGLIGNILREFALVVVFSTLMSLLVSFTLTPLLASRFGSLPTMNANTWWGQINLGFERLIDSLKEAYGTALGWSLRHQWLVFIPILAMLIGSVALVPKGFIGASFTGTSDRGQLSVQLELSPDMPLYQTNLLTKQAEQLVLKHPEVMTVYSLVGTQTGSIGGGSSNANLAELDVTLVDKTARLMTTDQFGVLVRDEIEKIPGLKVTVIPTGITGSTTSPIQLVVKGSLPDSVSKAAVLIKQVMQQTPGTDYVAFTTKGSKKTIRITPDREKIATLGLTVPDVSASIQLAFSGNNKTNFSQNGDDYPINVVLQPTDKQTLPDVRNTVLQNNNRQIIRLYQVASVDEVLVQSVLERTNRLNSITITSSAVGRPSGTIVKDIQTKLAQQHLPVGVSVSYLGDAKNQNEAFSSLGFALLIAIALVYFVMVGLYESVIYPFVVLFSIPVALIGALLAIALTMNQLTIFTLIGMIMLLGLVAKNGILIVDFVNHLRSEGHPIREALVEAGKERLRPIMMTTFAMILGMLPLAYSTSPGSEFKNGMAWVLIGGLTSSFLFTLFLVPNVYLVVDWLQEKAGRLFRSKKDVRSANRPQTTTSANGTRVITAK